From Streptomyces sp. 6-11-2, one genomic window encodes:
- a CDS encoding YncE family protein, which produces MRSNASPSVQGTLIQPPALPGAQPISGNDRVYTADQASNTVSVINPATNTVLGTIALGKPRLDPSADVLGAMYDGQIDVHGLGFSGDGKWLNVIDVTTNAVHVIDTATNKVVRTVYVGRAPHEGFFSSDGTRLWVAVRGQDYISVIDWRAGKEVDRIHTEDGPSKVVFSPDGKLAYVNHLRAPRLDVIDVASRRIIKRVQIPAEAGGSSDEAISPDGREIWLGMPTNGRTTAVLNARTYRVEAVLKTGPRTNHPNFVTVGGVDYAYQTVGGLNQTLVYRRSHTGGPPTLVKTIHNSGHGPHGIWPSPDNTRVYVALQNSDAVDVIDTHTNSVIKTLPIGQSPMALVYVARSTPATSTNNVGRQGLGMRTQNLPLRVSGSSGQGTALIRALPGIDEVTIGATGLPANQQFTAYAGDGTRTTALMSMMSNQFGNIDEGLSYSYFFANHYTSIILKPGTPPGEHEPGPAMPQA; this is translated from the coding sequence GTGAGGTCGAACGCCAGCCCCTCAGTACAGGGCACGCTGATCCAACCTCCAGCGCTGCCCGGGGCGCAGCCGATCTCGGGGAACGACCGGGTGTACACCGCCGACCAGGCCTCCAACACAGTGAGTGTCATCAATCCGGCGACGAACACGGTGCTGGGCACGATCGCTCTGGGCAAGCCGCGGTTGGACCCCAGCGCGGACGTACTGGGGGCCATGTACGACGGGCAGATCGACGTGCACGGCCTGGGCTTCTCCGGGGATGGGAAGTGGCTCAACGTGATCGATGTGACCACCAACGCCGTCCATGTCATTGACACCGCAACCAACAAAGTGGTGCGCACCGTGTACGTCGGCCGGGCGCCGCACGAGGGATTCTTCTCGTCGGACGGCACGCGGCTGTGGGTGGCGGTGCGCGGTCAGGACTACATCTCGGTGATCGACTGGCGGGCCGGCAAGGAGGTCGACCGGATCCACACCGAGGACGGGCCGTCGAAGGTGGTCTTCAGCCCCGACGGCAAGCTCGCCTACGTCAACCACCTGCGCGCCCCGAGGCTGGACGTGATCGATGTGGCCTCCCGCCGGATCATCAAGCGTGTGCAGATCCCCGCAGAGGCGGGCGGGTCCTCCGACGAGGCCATCTCACCCGACGGCCGGGAGATCTGGCTCGGTATGCCCACCAACGGCCGGACCACCGCTGTGCTCAATGCACGCACCTACCGTGTGGAGGCGGTGCTGAAGACGGGGCCGCGCACCAACCACCCCAACTTCGTCACGGTCGGCGGCGTCGACTACGCCTACCAGACCGTGGGCGGACTGAACCAGACCTTGGTGTACCGCCGATCGCACACCGGGGGGCCGCCCACGCTGGTGAAGACCATCCACAACAGCGGCCACGGTCCCCACGGCATCTGGCCGAGCCCCGACAACACCAGGGTCTACGTCGCCCTGCAGAACTCCGACGCGGTCGACGTCATCGATACGCACACGAACTCGGTGATCAAGACCCTTCCCATCGGCCAGTCACCCATGGCGCTGGTGTACGTGGCGCGCAGCACTCCGGCCACCAGCACAAACAATGTGGGCCGGCAAGGTCTGGGCATGCGCACGCAGAACCTCCCTCTGCGCGTCTCCGGTAGCTCCGGCCAGGGCACGGCCCTGATCCGGGCACTCCCCGGCATCGACGAAGTCACCATCGGAGCCACTGGGTTGCCAGCCAACCAGCAGTTCACCGCCTACGCCGGCGACGGCACCCGCACGACAGCGCTGATGTCCATGATGAGCAACCAGTTCGGCAACATCGACGAAGGCCTGTCCTATTCGTACTTCTTCGCCAACCACTACACCTCCATCATCCTCAAGCCCGGAACTCCACCGGGCGAGCACGAGCCAGGCCCGGCAATGCCCCAGGCATGA
- the moeZ gene encoding adenylyltransferase/sulfurtransferase MoeZ, with product MSLPPLVEPAPELTVDEVRRYSRHLIIPDVGMDGQKRLKNAKVLFVGAGGLGSPGLMYMAAAGVGTLGIVEFDEVDESNLQRQVIHSQSDIGRPKAESARDTIKGINPYVNVVLHQERLEADNVKEIFSQYDLIVDGTDNFATRYLVNDACVLLNKPYVWGSIYRFDGQASVFWSEHGPCYRCLYPEPPPPGMVPSCAEGGVLGVLCASIGSIQANEAIKLLAGIGEPLVGRLMIYDALEMQYRQVKVRKDPDCAVCGENPTVTELIDYEAFCGVVSEEAQAAAADSTITPKQLKEWIDDGESIEIIDVREPNEFEIVSIPGARLIPKNEFLMGSALESLPQDKKIVLNCKTGVRSAEVLAVLKSAGFADAVHVGGGVIGWVNQIEPDKPVY from the coding sequence GTGTCGCTGCCACCCCTGGTCGAGCCCGCTCCCGAGCTCACCGTAGACGAGGTCCGCAGGTACTCCCGCCACCTGATCATCCCCGACGTGGGGATGGACGGGCAGAAGCGGCTGAAGAACGCCAAGGTGCTCTTTGTGGGTGCCGGCGGGCTGGGTTCGCCGGGTCTGATGTACATGGCCGCGGCGGGCGTCGGCACGCTCGGCATCGTGGAGTTCGACGAGGTGGACGAGTCGAACCTGCAGCGCCAGGTCATCCACAGCCAGTCCGACATCGGCCGTCCCAAGGCCGAGTCCGCGCGCGACACCATCAAGGGCATCAACCCGTACGTGAACGTGGTCCTTCACCAGGAGCGGCTCGAGGCCGACAACGTGAAGGAGATCTTCAGCCAGTACGACCTGATCGTCGACGGCACGGACAACTTCGCGACCCGGTACCTGGTCAACGACGCCTGCGTGCTGCTGAACAAGCCGTACGTATGGGGTTCGATCTACCGCTTCGACGGCCAGGCCTCCGTCTTCTGGTCCGAGCACGGCCCCTGCTACCGCTGCCTCTACCCGGAGCCGCCGCCCCCCGGCATGGTCCCCTCCTGCGCCGAGGGCGGAGTCCTGGGCGTGCTGTGCGCGTCCATCGGTTCCATCCAGGCCAACGAGGCCATCAAGCTCCTGGCGGGCATCGGCGAGCCGCTGGTCGGCCGCCTGATGATCTACGACGCCCTGGAGATGCAGTACCGCCAGGTCAAGGTCCGCAAGGACCCCGACTGCGCGGTCTGCGGCGAGAACCCGACCGTCACCGAACTCATCGACTACGAGGCCTTCTGCGGCGTCGTCTCCGAGGAGGCCCAGGCGGCGGCCGCGGACTCGACGATCACTCCCAAGCAGCTCAAGGAGTGGATCGACGACGGTGAGAGCATCGAGATCATCGACGTCCGCGAGCCGAACGAGTTCGAGATCGTCTCCATCCCGGGCGCCCGGCTGATCCCGAAGAACGAGTTCCTCATGGGCTCCGCCCTGGAGAGCCTCCCGCAGGACAAGAAGATCGTCCTGAACTGCAAGACGGGTGTCCGCAGTGCGGAAGTCCTCGCCGTGCTGAAGTCCGCGGGCTTCGCGGACGCCGTGCACGTCGGCGGCGGCGTGATCGGCTGGGTCAACCAGATCGAGCCGGACAAGCCGGTCTACTGA
- a CDS encoding spherulation-specific family 4 protein, producing the protein MPYLTSTSVGISSTGLRTGLGVPGWAHPLLAPAEWSELTRPGTPLHWVVLNVADGPGVQPDPHCLEAAGRLRNAGVRVLGHLDAAHGARSFTELISEARRYLEWYRADGFLLDRCPADRAGLSEVRRTIGALRAVRDDAHVVLGHGTHPHPGYAENADQLVTFRGPWSDYRWSQAAEWTADYPPERFCHFVHGVPRGHLDEALRIARWQGAATIWFTDRSDRGGTAAPWEDMPGYWDEIVSRIGRGVSE; encoded by the coding sequence ATGCCGTATCTGACCAGCACCTCCGTGGGCATCTCGAGCACCGGACTGCGCACCGGACTCGGTGTCCCCGGCTGGGCCCACCCCCTTCTCGCGCCGGCCGAGTGGAGCGAACTCACCCGGCCCGGGACGCCCCTGCACTGGGTCGTCCTCAACGTCGCCGACGGCCCCGGCGTCCAGCCCGACCCGCACTGCCTGGAGGCGGCGGGACGGCTGAGGAACGCGGGCGTCCGCGTCCTCGGCCACCTCGACGCCGCGCACGGCGCCCGGTCCTTCACCGAGCTGATCTCCGAAGCGCGGCGGTACCTCGAGTGGTACCGGGCCGACGGCTTCCTGCTGGACCGCTGCCCCGCCGACCGCGCCGGGCTGTCCGAGGTCCGCCGTACGATCGGCGCGCTGCGGGCCGTGCGTGACGATGCCCATGTCGTCCTCGGCCACGGCACCCACCCGCACCCCGGCTACGCCGAGAACGCCGACCAACTGGTGACCTTCCGCGGCCCGTGGAGCGACTACCGCTGGTCGCAGGCCGCGGAGTGGACCGCCGACTATCCGCCCGAGCGCTTCTGCCACTTCGTGCACGGCGTCCCGCGCGGCCACCTCGACGAGGCGCTGCGCATCGCCCGCTGGCAGGGCGCGGCGACCATCTGGTTCACCGACCGCTCCGACCGCGGCGGCACGGCCGCCCCCTGGGAGGACATGCCCGGTTACTGGGACGAAATCGTCTCGCGGATCGGACGAGGTGTCTCGGAATGA
- a CDS encoding NAD(P)-dependent oxidoreductase produces MRVLLIGANGYLGRFVADRLLADPAVQLTALGRGDDADVRFDLAAGSPGALTRFLDAVHPGVVVNCAGATRGGARDLTRHNTVAVATVCEALRRSGCGARLVQVGCSSEYGPSQPGSSTAEDAVPRPGGPYGVSKLAATELVLGSGLDAVVLRVFSPAGPGTPAGSPLGRLAEAMRRAMQSGDSDLKLGGLGVQRDFVDVRDVARAVHAASLSAAQGVINIGSGRAVRLRDAAAILARVAGYGGALHELDGPPGGHLRAAIGHPRAESDHSAPVAYPYPDGCGSWQQADVRTARDRLGWRPRINLEESLADIWMEAACRI; encoded by the coding sequence ATGAGGGTTCTGCTGATCGGAGCCAACGGATACCTCGGCCGTTTCGTCGCCGACCGTCTGCTCGCCGACCCGGCCGTCCAGCTCACCGCGCTGGGCCGCGGCGACGACGCCGACGTCCGCTTCGACCTCGCAGCCGGCAGCCCCGGAGCGCTCACCCGCTTCCTGGACGCGGTCCACCCCGGCGTCGTCGTCAACTGCGCGGGCGCCACCCGCGGCGGCGCCCGCGACCTCACCCGGCACAACACCGTCGCCGTCGCCACCGTCTGCGAGGCCCTGCGCCGCAGCGGCTGCGGCGCCCGCCTGGTGCAGGTCGGCTGCAGCTCCGAGTACGGCCCCAGCCAGCCCGGCTCCTCCACGGCCGAGGACGCCGTGCCCCGCCCCGGCGGCCCGTACGGCGTCAGCAAGCTCGCCGCCACCGAACTGGTTCTCGGCTCCGGTCTCGACGCCGTCGTGCTCCGTGTCTTCTCGCCCGCCGGACCCGGCACCCCGGCCGGCTCGCCGCTCGGCCGGCTCGCCGAGGCCATGCGCCGCGCCATGCAGTCCGGCGACAGCGACCTCAAACTCGGCGGTCTCGGCGTCCAGCGCGACTTCGTCGACGTCCGCGACGTGGCCCGCGCCGTCCACGCCGCCTCCCTCTCGGCCGCCCAGGGCGTCATCAACATCGGCTCGGGCCGCGCCGTCCGGCTGCGCGACGCCGCGGCGATCCTCGCCCGCGTCGCCGGATACGGGGGCGCCCTGCACGAGCTCGACGGCCCGCCCGGCGGCCACCTCAGGGCCGCCATCGGGCACCCCCGGGCCGAGTCGGACCATTCCGCCCCGGTGGCGTACCCGTACCCCGACGGCTGCGGCAGCTGGCAGCAGGCCGATGTGCGCACCGCCCGCGACCGGCTCGGCTGGCGGCCCCGGATCAACCTCGAAGAGTCCCTGGCCGACATCTGGATGGAGGCGGCATGCCGTATCTGA
- a CDS encoding DUF3492 domain-containing protein, giving the protein MRIGLVTEGGYPYVSGDAGLWCERLVRGLERHEFDLYALSRSRQQEDEGWVPLPPQVSRVRTASPWAAEDDGTAYGRRARRRFAECYGELASALVAASGGDLREFGEPGGATATGGAEIEADRFSSGLYGLAELARDEGGLARALRSEAAVRALERACRAPGAPRAAREARVPDLLAVAAHLRQALSPLSLDWYEDDGLGATDLCHAAAGGTAALSGLLARHFTGVPLLVTEYGVHLRAHYLAAGADGTTPAVRALLAAFHGSLAAEVYQRAAVVTHGNAHARRWQERCGADRAKLRTIHPGMDAAPFAEAGESPEAADPDTLVWVGRVGPAKDLVSLLHAFAEVRKQEPKARLRIVSAGTGSDGAAYLGHCRALAAQLFPDEAEGPHTVGHNPVSFEEIGGPEVPTLADAYASGAVVVLSSVVEGFPLGLIEAMLCGRATVSTDVGAVVEIVGGTGVVVPPRNPRALAEVCVNLLRDPERRARLGAAARARALELFTTEQNIAAFHGIYLEVVSHCPVQRVVLDETGEPLPFAAPAEAHVPGRWTRAVDHVAARSRPSWATGSPTGCAAPTTTTEASR; this is encoded by the coding sequence GTGCGCATCGGACTGGTGACGGAGGGTGGCTATCCGTATGTGAGCGGTGACGCCGGACTCTGGTGCGAACGGCTCGTGCGCGGGCTCGAACGGCACGAGTTCGACCTCTACGCGCTCAGCCGCAGCCGGCAGCAGGAGGACGAGGGCTGGGTGCCGCTGCCGCCACAGGTCAGCCGGGTCCGCACCGCGTCCCCATGGGCGGCCGAGGACGACGGGACCGCGTACGGACGGCGTGCGCGCCGGCGCTTCGCCGAGTGCTACGGGGAGCTGGCGTCGGCGCTGGTCGCGGCGAGCGGCGGCGATCTGCGCGAGTTCGGCGAGCCCGGCGGGGCGACGGCCACGGGCGGTGCCGAAATCGAGGCGGACCGTTTCAGCAGCGGGCTGTACGGCCTCGCCGAACTCGCCCGCGACGAGGGCGGCCTGGCGCGCGCCCTGCGCTCGGAAGCCGCCGTCCGCGCGCTGGAACGCGCCTGCCGAGCGCCCGGCGCACCGCGGGCGGCGCGCGAGGCCCGCGTCCCCGATCTGCTCGCGGTCGCCGCGCATCTGCGACAGGCACTGAGCCCGCTGTCGCTCGACTGGTACGAGGACGACGGACTCGGCGCCACCGATCTCTGCCACGCGGCGGCCGGCGGCACGGCGGCCCTGTCCGGACTGCTCGCCCGCCACTTCACCGGCGTGCCCCTGCTGGTCACCGAGTACGGCGTACACCTGCGCGCGCACTACCTCGCCGCCGGCGCCGACGGGACCACCCCGGCCGTGCGGGCCCTGCTCGCCGCCTTCCACGGCAGTCTCGCCGCCGAGGTCTACCAGCGCGCCGCCGTCGTCACCCACGGCAACGCGCACGCCCGACGCTGGCAGGAGCGCTGCGGCGCCGACCGCGCCAAGCTGCGCACCATCCACCCGGGCATGGACGCCGCCCCCTTCGCCGAGGCCGGGGAGTCGCCGGAGGCCGCCGACCCGGACACGCTCGTGTGGGTCGGCCGTGTCGGGCCGGCCAAGGACCTGGTGTCCCTGCTGCACGCCTTCGCCGAGGTGCGCAAGCAGGAACCGAAGGCACGACTGCGGATCGTCAGCGCGGGAACCGGCTCGGACGGCGCCGCCTACCTGGGCCACTGCAGGGCGCTCGCCGCCCAGCTCTTCCCCGACGAGGCCGAGGGCCCGCACACCGTCGGGCACAACCCGGTGTCCTTCGAGGAGATCGGCGGCCCGGAGGTGCCGACCCTCGCGGACGCCTACGCCTCGGGCGCCGTGGTCGTCCTGTCGAGCGTGGTCGAGGGCTTCCCGCTCGGCCTGATCGAGGCCATGCTCTGCGGCCGAGCGACGGTCTCCACGGACGTCGGCGCGGTCGTCGAGATCGTCGGCGGCACCGGAGTGGTCGTGCCCCCGCGCAATCCGCGGGCGCTCGCCGAGGTGTGCGTGAACCTGCTGCGCGACCCCGAGCGCCGTGCGCGCCTGGGCGCCGCCGCCCGCGCCCGCGCGCTCGAACTGTTCACCACCGAGCAGAACATCGCGGCGTTCCACGGCATCTACCTGGAGGTCGTCTCGCACTGCCCGGTCCAGCGCGTCGTCCTCGACGAGACCGGCGAGCCCCTTCCGTTCGCCGCGCCCGCCGAGGCTCACGTGCCCGGCCGCTGGACCCGGGCCGTGGACCACGTCGCGGCACGCTCGCGCCCCAGCTGGGCCACCGGCTCACCGACGGGGTGCGCGGCCCCCACGACCACCACGGAGGCTTCCCGATGA
- a CDS encoding DUF3152 domain-containing protein, which translates to MGRHSRRGPAPKGRTKNTSTGRDDRPPQEGYGPRDGHGPHGGPERWDARENRDGAEPWHGPGGRPGPGAGPNPGPALGQRTTSAGPAGGGPRFQDGTPRFADGTGAPARGGPRLADGTPARGVPRLPDGTPAGGIPPVRGGHPEQRETGGGWGQLGTQGMNGGGAQGPTAAGLGSSTGLVGSTAPTAASVRTRAPIPRQRRASPAGPRQDYLDAFDEDDDVFAPRPRGGVSTANPTAAPPFAPAGQDAVDGGDDTARPAGESVRGTATKGKAFTGIAAAAVTTVLAVVVAGQVAEDQSGAGVLSQSATDRAGPGTAGIAGGDGKAAPSAPPNVSALTYDQKMSTKYPLRPALKGSGRFDAVPGFAKAPGTGRKYTYRVDVEQGLGLDGELFAAAVQKTLNDHRSWAHNGARAFERISSGRPDFVITLASPGTTAIWCAKSGLDTTVDNVSCDSAATERVMINAYRWAQGSQTYGDEMYAYRQMLINHEVGHRLGFGHVTCDKDGAPAPVMQQQTKFLDHDGIHCLPNAWPYPGK; encoded by the coding sequence GTGGGACGCCACAGCCGCCGCGGGCCCGCGCCCAAGGGCAGGACCAAGAACACGAGCACCGGCCGGGACGACCGGCCGCCCCAGGAGGGGTACGGGCCACGGGACGGCCACGGGCCGCACGGCGGCCCGGAGCGCTGGGACGCCCGCGAGAACCGGGACGGCGCCGAGCCCTGGCACGGTCCCGGTGGTCGGCCGGGGCCGGGTGCGGGGCCGAACCCCGGCCCGGCACTCGGACAGCGGACCACCTCCGCGGGGCCGGCCGGCGGCGGGCCCCGCTTCCAGGACGGGACACCGCGTTTCGCCGACGGCACCGGCGCTCCGGCGCGGGGAGGTCCCCGACTTGCCGACGGCACACCGGCTCGCGGGGTTCCGCGGTTGCCCGACGGGACCCCGGCCGGCGGGATTCCGCCGGTTCGAGGTGGGCACCCGGAGCAGCGGGAAACCGGTGGCGGCTGGGGGCAGTTGGGAACGCAAGGCATGAACGGGGGCGGGGCGCAGGGACCGACGGCCGCCGGTCTCGGCAGCTCGACGGGCCTCGTCGGCTCCACCGCTCCCACCGCCGCCTCCGTGCGTACCCGCGCTCCGATTCCCCGGCAGCGGCGGGCCTCGCCCGCCGGGCCGCGGCAGGACTACCTCGACGCCTTCGACGAGGACGACGACGTCTTCGCCCCCCGGCCCCGCGGTGGCGTGAGCACCGCGAACCCGACCGCGGCACCGCCCTTCGCTCCGGCCGGGCAGGACGCGGTGGACGGCGGGGACGACACCGCACGACCGGCCGGCGAGTCCGTACGGGGGACCGCGACCAAGGGGAAGGCGTTCACCGGCATAGCGGCCGCCGCCGTCACCACCGTGCTCGCCGTCGTCGTCGCCGGGCAGGTCGCCGAGGACCAGTCCGGCGCCGGGGTGCTTTCCCAGTCCGCGACCGACCGGGCGGGGCCCGGCACCGCCGGCATCGCGGGCGGGGACGGCAAGGCGGCCCCGTCCGCGCCGCCGAACGTGTCGGCACTGACGTACGACCAGAAGATGAGCACGAAGTACCCGCTCAGGCCCGCCCTGAAGGGCTCCGGCCGGTTCGACGCGGTTCCGGGCTTCGCCAAGGCGCCCGGCACGGGACGCAAGTACACCTACCGCGTCGACGTGGAGCAGGGCCTCGGCCTGGACGGCGAGCTCTTCGCCGCGGCCGTGCAGAAGACGCTCAACGACCACCGCAGCTGGGCCCACAACGGTGCCCGCGCCTTCGAGCGCATCTCCTCCGGCCGCCCCGACTTCGTCATCACGCTCGCCAGCCCGGGCACCACCGCCATCTGGTGCGCCAAGTCCGGCCTGGACACCACCGTGGACAACGTCTCCTGCGACTCGGCCGCCACCGAACGCGTGATGATCAACGCCTACCGGTGGGCGCAGGGCTCCCAGACCTACGGCGACGAGATGTACGCCTACCGGCAGATGCTGATCAACCACGAGGTCGGCCACCGGCTCGGCTTCGGCCACGTCACCTGCGACAAGGACGGCGCGCCGGCGCCCGTCATGCAGCAGCAGACGAAGTTCCTCGACCACGACGGAATCCACTGCCTGCCCAATGCCTGGCCCTATCCGGGGAAGTGA
- a CDS encoding alpha/beta fold hydrolase: protein MSSTELPFVPPANVFPRVTPVGVEEGERLRSVELPGITLSVRTRPPAREGLPPALYVHGLGGSSRNWSALMPLLDGVVDGEAVDLPGFGDSPPPDDGDYSVTGHARAVIRFLDASDRGPVHLMGNSLGGAVSTRVAALRPDLVRTLTLVSPALPELRVQRTAVPTGLLAVPGVTTLFTRLTREWTAEQRVRGVMALCYGDPGRVTPEGFRNAVREMERRLQLPYFWDAMSRSARGIVDAYTLGGQHGLWRQAARVLAPTLLIYGGRDQLVGFRMAQRAARAFRDSRLLTLPDAGHVAMMEYPETVATAFRELLLDTGDLEAGSMTEPGAAAGVGGDGGVRTGVESAGAEAGRGASRAGTAGRTSGARTGGGASGARAVGGASGPEAGGGASSGAAGG, encoded by the coding sequence ATGTCTTCGACCGAGCTGCCTTTCGTGCCGCCCGCCAACGTCTTCCCGCGGGTGACGCCCGTCGGGGTCGAGGAGGGCGAGCGGCTGCGCTCGGTCGAACTGCCGGGGATCACACTGTCGGTACGCACGCGGCCGCCCGCGCGGGAGGGACTGCCGCCCGCGCTGTACGTGCACGGCCTCGGTGGCTCCTCCCGGAACTGGTCCGCGCTGATGCCGCTGCTCGACGGTGTCGTCGACGGCGAGGCGGTCGACCTGCCGGGCTTCGGCGACTCCCCGCCACCGGACGACGGCGACTACTCCGTCACCGGCCACGCGCGCGCGGTGATCCGCTTCCTCGACGCCTCGGACCGCGGACCGGTGCACCTGATGGGCAACTCGCTGGGCGGCGCCGTGTCCACGCGCGTCGCGGCGCTGCGGCCCGATCTCGTGCGGACGCTCACGCTCGTCTCGCCCGCGCTGCCCGAACTCCGGGTGCAGCGCACCGCCGTCCCGACCGGCCTGCTCGCGGTGCCCGGCGTGACCACCCTGTTCACCCGGCTCACCCGGGAGTGGACGGCGGAGCAGCGGGTCCGCGGGGTCATGGCCCTCTGCTACGGCGACCCGGGGCGGGTGACGCCCGAGGGGTTCCGCAACGCGGTGCGGGAGATGGAGCGGCGGCTTCAACTGCCATACTTCTGGGACGCGATGTCGCGCTCCGCGCGCGGGATCGTGGACGCGTACACGCTGGGCGGTCAGCACGGCCTGTGGCGGCAGGCGGCGCGGGTCCTCGCGCCCACACTGCTGATCTACGGCGGCCGTGACCAGCTCGTCGGCTTCCGCATGGCGCAGCGGGCGGCCCGTGCCTTCCGCGACTCCCGCCTCCTCACCCTGCCGGACGCCGGCCATGTGGCGATGATGGAGTACCCGGAGACCGTGGCTACCGCCTTCCGCGAACTACTGCTGGACACGGGAGATTTGGAGGCCGGATCGATGACGGAACCGGGAGCGGCCGCCGGGGTCGGGGGTGACGGCGGCGTACGGACCGGCGTCGAGTCCGCCGGTGCCGAAGCCGGCCGTGGGGCTTCCAGGGCCGGGACGGCCGGCCGGACTTCCGGCGCGCGGACCGGCGGTGGCGCTTCCGGCGCCCGGGCGGTCGGTGGTGCTTCCGGCCCGGAGGCCGGCGGTGGAGCCTCCTCCGGCGCGGCGGGGGGCTGA
- a CDS encoding TetR/AcrR family transcriptional regulator, with protein sequence MTAIEQTEAARPRGTRLPRRARRNQLLGAAQEVFVAQGYHAAAMDDIAERAGVSKPVLYQHFPGKLDLYLALLDQHCEALIQSVRGALASTTDNKQRVRATMDAYFAYVEDDGGAFRLVFESDLTNEPAVRERVDKVTNECAEAICEVIAEDTGLSRAESMLLASGLGGLAQVVARSWLNSDRSVPRDQAVQLLASLAWRGIAGFPLHGAEQHH encoded by the coding sequence GTGACAGCCATCGAGCAGACAGAGGCGGCACGCCCGCGAGGCACGCGCCTGCCGCGCCGTGCCCGACGGAACCAGCTGCTGGGCGCCGCCCAGGAAGTCTTCGTGGCACAGGGCTACCACGCGGCCGCCATGGACGACATCGCCGAGCGCGCCGGCGTCAGCAAGCCGGTGCTCTACCAGCACTTCCCCGGCAAGCTCGACCTCTACCTCGCCCTGCTGGACCAGCACTGCGAGGCGCTCATCCAGTCGGTACGGGGCGCGCTCGCCTCGACCACCGACAACAAGCAGCGCGTGCGCGCCACGATGGACGCGTACTTCGCCTACGTCGAGGACGACGGCGGCGCCTTCCGGCTGGTCTTCGAATCCGACCTGACGAACGAGCCGGCGGTGCGCGAGCGCGTCGACAAGGTCACCAACGAGTGCGCCGAGGCGATCTGCGAGGTCATCGCGGAGGACACGGGCCTCTCGCGCGCGGAGTCGATGCTGCTGGCCTCGGGCCTCGGCGGACTCGCCCAAGTGGTGGCCCGTTCCTGGCTGAACAGCGACCGCAGCGTCCCCCGCGACCAGGCGGTCCAGTTGCTGGCGTCCCTGGCGTGGCGCGGCATCGCCGGCTTCCCGCTGCACGGCGCCGAGCAGCACCACTGA
- a CDS encoding DUF3107 domain-containing protein, giving the protein MEVKIGVQHAPREIVLESGQTAEEVERAVSEALAGKSQLLTLVDEHGRKVLVPADRLAYVELGEPAPRKVGFGAL; this is encoded by the coding sequence GTGGAGGTCAAGATCGGCGTGCAGCACGCGCCCCGCGAGATCGTTCTGGAGAGCGGTCAGACCGCCGAGGAGGTCGAGCGGGCGGTGTCCGAGGCGCTGGCCGGGAAGTCGCAGCTGCTGACCCTCGTCGACGAGCACGGCCGCAAGGTGCTGGTACCGGCCGACCGCCTCGCGTACGTCGAGCTCGGCGAGCCGGCCCCGCGCAAGGTGGGCTTCGGCGCGCTGTAG
- a CDS encoding ferritin-like domain-containing protein, producing the protein MTSSDKSDNASDTPAEPTGIAAQDWATAAADPQYRAAVVDLLGALAYGELAAFERLAEDAKLAPTLADKAELAKMASAEFHHFERLRDRLTEIGEEPTLAMEPFVAALDGFHRQTAPSDWLEGLVKAYVGDSIASDFYREVAVRLDSDTRELVLAVLDDTGHAGFAVEKVRAAIDADPRVGGRLALWGRRLMGEALSQSQRVVADRDALSTMLVGGVADGFDLAEVGRMFSRITEAHTKRMAALGLAA; encoded by the coding sequence ATGACGAGCTCTGACAAGTCTGACAACGCCTCCGACACGCCCGCCGAACCCACCGGCATCGCCGCCCAGGACTGGGCGACGGCCGCCGCCGACCCGCAGTACCGCGCCGCGGTCGTGGACCTGCTCGGCGCCCTCGCGTACGGAGAGCTCGCGGCGTTCGAGCGGCTCGCGGAGGACGCCAAGCTGGCGCCCACCCTCGCGGACAAGGCCGAGCTGGCGAAGATGGCGTCGGCCGAGTTCCACCACTTCGAGCGGCTGCGCGACCGGCTCACGGAGATCGGCGAGGAGCCGACACTCGCGATGGAGCCGTTCGTGGCCGCGCTCGACGGCTTCCACCGGCAGACGGCGCCCTCGGACTGGCTGGAAGGGCTCGTCAAGGCCTACGTCGGCGACTCGATCGCCAGCGACTTCTACCGGGAGGTCGCCGTCCGTCTGGACTCCGACACGCGCGAGCTGGTCCTGGCCGTCCTGGACGACACCGGGCACGCCGGCTTCGCGGTGGAGAAGGTGCGCGCGGCGATCGACGCGGACCCGCGCGTGGGCGGCCGGCTCGCGCTGTGGGGGCGGCGGCTGATGGGTGAGGCCCTGTCGCAGTCCCAGCGGGTCGTGGCCGACCGGGACGCGCTGTCCACGATGCTCGTCGGCGGCGTCGCGGACGGCTTCGACCTCGCCGAGGTCGGCAGGATGTTCTCGCGGATCACCGAGGCGCACACCAAGCGGATGGCAGCGCTGGGGCTGGCCGCGTAG